A portion of the Flavobacterium magnum genome contains these proteins:
- a CDS encoding PstS family phosphate ABC transporter substrate-binding protein — translation MKKLSNYRLLKVAGVFLIIVTVLICCKKSGEDAETILEGKATFYVDESILPIIEDELAVFQSDYRGRINLVAKPESEVVNALLSDKTAVVILSRSLSVSEKQTLAKRQITPKITPFAVDAVAFITNTKSKDTLLDLQEAVNLMQGKASKIKQLVFENPNSGTVNTMNALAKTDNKTKHDGIYSMHSALEVIDYVAKNPDAVGVVGLNILLEPESQWQELVGSVKVMAVRNVKNAKNDLNHYKPNQSNLALGLYPLRRDLQMLNFQGAAGLGMGFASFIAGERGQRIILKSGLLPVRIPSRNITIRKDINTK, via the coding sequence ATGAAAAAATTATCAAATTACAGATTGCTCAAGGTTGCCGGCGTTTTTCTGATTATTGTTACGGTCTTGATATGTTGTAAAAAGTCAGGCGAGGACGCAGAAACTATTTTGGAAGGGAAAGCCACTTTCTATGTTGACGAGTCCATTTTGCCAATTATCGAGGATGAGCTGGCCGTGTTCCAGTCAGATTACAGGGGCAGGATAAACCTTGTTGCGAAACCCGAGTCTGAAGTGGTCAACGCACTTTTAAGTGATAAAACAGCAGTGGTGATATTGTCAAGAAGTCTTTCAGTATCGGAAAAGCAAACTCTCGCCAAAAGGCAAATAACGCCCAAAATCACTCCGTTTGCCGTGGACGCGGTCGCCTTCATTACCAATACAAAATCGAAAGATACGTTACTCGATTTGCAGGAGGCGGTGAATCTGATGCAGGGCAAAGCGTCAAAGATTAAGCAACTTGTTTTTGAAAATCCGAACTCAGGAACGGTGAACACGATGAATGCTTTAGCTAAAACGGACAACAAGACAAAACATGACGGCATTTACTCCATGCACTCGGCGCTCGAGGTAATAGATTACGTTGCTAAAAATCCGGATGCGGTGGGCGTTGTGGGTTTGAATATACTGCTGGAGCCGGAATCACAATGGCAGGAGTTGGTTGGCAGTGTGAAAGTGATGGCTGTCAGGAATGTTAAAAATGCGAAGAACGACCTTAATCATTATAAGCCCAATCAATCTAACCTGGCGTTGGGATTGTATCCGCTGCGGCGCGACCTGCAGATGTTAAATTTTCAGGGCGCAGCAGGCTTAGGCATGGGATTTGCTTCTTTTATCGCCGGTGAAAGGGGTCAGCGGATTATCCTAAAGTCAGGGTTACTTCCAGTGCGGATTCCGTCGAGAAATATTACCATCCGTAAGGATATAAATACTAAATAA
- a CDS encoding 7-carboxy-7-deazaguanine synthase QueE — MLSKEIQSEVEKGIMLPLMEEFYTIQGEGYHTGTAAYFIRVGGCDVGCHWCDVKESWNADLHPPTHVDEIVAHASLFSETVVVTGGEPLTWDMTALTTRLKAAHRKIHIETSGAYPLSGIWDWICLSPKKTKLPVQQVYDHAHELKMIIHNRHDFIFAEEQAEKVNDQAILFLQPEWSKKEEMTPLIVDYVMKNPKWRVSLQTHKYLNIP, encoded by the coding sequence ATGCTTTCTAAAGAAATACAATCGGAGGTGGAGAAGGGGATAATGCTTCCGCTCATGGAAGAGTTTTACACCATTCAGGGAGAAGGGTATCACACAGGAACAGCGGCCTATTTTATACGTGTAGGCGGTTGTGATGTGGGCTGCCATTGGTGTGATGTGAAAGAAAGCTGGAACGCGGATCTGCATCCGCCAACACATGTAGACGAAATTGTAGCACATGCAAGCCTTTTTTCGGAAACTGTCGTAGTCACCGGCGGCGAACCGCTGACCTGGGACATGACAGCACTGACGACCAGGCTGAAAGCGGCCCATCGTAAAATTCATATTGAGACCTCGGGCGCCTATCCACTCTCGGGTATCTGGGACTGGATTTGCCTGTCACCGAAAAAAACCAAATTGCCCGTTCAGCAGGTCTATGACCACGCGCACGAACTTAAAATGATCATCCATAACAGGCATGATTTTATTTTTGCGGAAGAACAGGCAGAGAAGGTGAATGACCAGGCGATCCTGTTTCTGCAGCCTGAATGGAGTAAGAAGGAAGAAATGACGCCGCTGATCGTAGACTATGTAATGAAGAATCCTAAATGGCGCGTTTCTTTACAAACCCACAAATACCTTAATATCCCGTAA
- a CDS encoding tetratricopeptide repeat protein has protein sequence MKKLKIFSIALFVFGTATYAQDLDQAKKAIDAEQYEKAKKILKGLVATKPESGKNYFFLGNLYLTQKLKDSAAVTYQKGTAAKTEANFNYIGLGQIDLENGNAASAASNFDKALANVKKKDFEELMYIGKAYLNPAKPDYKKALDYLNRAKAIQPANAEISLYLGDAYYGDKNVNEAYSAYRNAADADKNLLRASLQQGAITKSAKAFTEAKAIFDKILAANPNYGPAYRELAETYYVWGLNDKAKYTEYNNTAIQYYEKYMAMTDYSLDSRMRHADFLVLTKDYKALEAEATAMQKLDKVNPRILRYLGYSAYQNGNSDAAINALNEFIAKPNVNLIGRDYLYLGLAKTQKALTMGADAEGKPTGTVDSTLFDSGIADIRKGVELDPGMANELNDFGKKFFDLKLYKQASAIYEIAVTNPNSRNFLYDNFYLGYALYFDNAKAEKPNVADVQKANAAFDAVIKASPTTQDAYIYKARLNSLLMDDMTARAEMAKYYEEYIRVVTEKGESELSKPANKTKFVEAYNNIAIHYAKLGDKIKAKENVEKALAIEPADETALSTQKLIKG, from the coding sequence ATGAAAAAGCTAAAAATCTTCAGTATTGCCTTATTTGTTTTTGGGACTGCCACATATGCGCAGGATCTCGATCAGGCTAAAAAGGCTATTGATGCAGAACAATACGAAAAGGCTAAGAAAATTTTAAAAGGACTTGTAGCCACAAAACCTGAAAGCGGAAAAAACTATTTTTTCTTAGGGAATTTGTATCTCACCCAAAAACTCAAGGATTCGGCAGCAGTAACTTACCAAAAAGGAACGGCCGCAAAAACTGAGGCGAATTTCAATTATATCGGACTTGGCCAGATTGACCTCGAAAACGGCAATGCGGCCAGTGCGGCTTCAAATTTTGACAAGGCGTTAGCAAATGTCAAGAAAAAGGATTTTGAAGAACTGATGTACATCGGTAAAGCTTATCTGAACCCTGCCAAACCTGATTACAAAAAAGCACTTGACTATTTGAATAGAGCCAAAGCCATACAGCCGGCGAATGCTGAAATTTCACTGTATCTGGGTGATGCCTACTACGGAGACAAAAATGTTAATGAAGCGTACTCCGCCTACAGGAATGCCGCCGACGCGGATAAAAACCTCCTTCGCGCATCGCTGCAGCAGGGTGCCATTACCAAAAGTGCCAAAGCATTCACGGAAGCCAAAGCCATTTTTGACAAAATCCTGGCCGCGAATCCCAATTACGGCCCGGCGTACAGGGAACTCGCTGAAACCTATTACGTATGGGGCCTGAATGACAAGGCAAAATACACTGAATACAATAACACTGCTATCCAGTATTATGAGAAATACATGGCTATGACGGATTATTCATTGGATTCACGTATGCGGCACGCTGACTTCCTCGTGTTGACAAAGGACTACAAGGCGCTTGAAGCAGAGGCTACCGCCATGCAGAAACTCGATAAGGTGAACCCAAGGATTCTGCGATACCTCGGATATTCGGCTTACCAGAACGGTAATTCGGATGCTGCCATCAATGCGTTGAATGAATTTATTGCAAAACCGAATGTGAATCTCATTGGGCGCGATTACCTCTATTTGGGATTGGCTAAAACCCAAAAGGCACTGACGATGGGTGCCGACGCAGAAGGAAAGCCAACAGGCACGGTAGACAGCACTTTATTCGACAGTGGTATTGCTGATATCAGGAAAGGCGTTGAACTGGATCCCGGCATGGCTAATGAACTTAATGATTTCGGTAAGAAATTTTTCGACCTGAAACTATACAAGCAGGCATCGGCCATTTATGAAATCGCGGTCACAAATCCTAACTCCAGGAACTTCCTGTATGATAACTTCTATCTTGGTTACGCCCTGTATTTCGATAATGCCAAAGCGGAAAAGCCGAATGTAGCCGATGTTCAGAAAGCAAACGCGGCATTTGACGCGGTAATCAAGGCGTCGCCGACGACCCAGGACGCTTACATTTACAAAGCACGTTTGAACAGCCTGCTAATGGATGACATGACCGCAAGGGCTGAAATGGCGAAATACTATGAAGAATACATCCGGGTGGTAACGGAAAAAGGCGAATCGGAATTGTCAAAACCTGCAAATAAGACCAAGTTTGTCGAGGCTTACAATAACATCGCCATCCATTATGCGAAACTTGGCGATAAGATCAAAGCCAAGGAAAACGTAGAAAAAGCACTTGCAATAGAGCCCGCGGATGAGACAGCGCTGAGCACGCAAAAGCTCATCAAAGGATAA